In one Desulfomicrobium escambiense DSM 10707 genomic region, the following are encoded:
- a CDS encoding t-RNA-binding domain-containing protein has protein sequence MAAELKPEVSFEESFALLDARLGRIVEAEPCAETPKPTYRMVIDFGKYGRRTSYGRFTSHPVDEVVGRLVFGVLNFPARQMGPVVSEALVLGVQYPGKDSGEATFVSPAVNAKLGSKLF, from the coding sequence ATGGCTGCTGAATTGAAGCCCGAGGTGAGCTTCGAAGAATCCTTCGCCCTGCTCGACGCCCGTCTCGGGCGCATCGTCGAGGCCGAGCCCTGCGCCGAGACCCCCAAGCCGACGTACAGGATGGTCATCGATTTCGGCAAATACGGGCGCCGCACGAGCTACGGGAGGTTCACCTCCCACCCCGTGGACGAGGTCGTGGGGCGGCTGGTGTTCGGAGTGCTCAACTTCCCGGCTCGGCAGATGGGGCCGGTCGTCTCGGAAGCCCTCGTGCTCGGCGTGCAGTATCCGGGCAAGGACAGCGGCGAGGCGACCTTCGTCTCGCCGGCCGTGAACGCCAAGCTCGGCAGCAAGCTCTTCTAG
- the recA gene encoding recombinase RecA, whose product MARPKTASPEDARREALETALATIERRYGQGSVMRLSDTSHQVVPVIPTGSIGLDLALGVGGIPRGRVTEIFGPESSGKTTQALHIIAEAQKRGGVAAFIDAEHALDINYARRLGVKTEDLLISQPDYGEQALEIADMLVRSGAVDVVVVDSVAALIPQSELEGNMGETQVGSQARLMSHAMRKLTGTIHKSRTSIIFINQLRMKIGMTGYGSPETTTGGNALKFYASVRMDLRRIQTLKDKEESYGNRVRVKVVKNKMAPPFREAEYDVLFGTGISRVGELLDLGVEQGVVEKSGAWYAFGSERLGQGKENVRAFLQDNDELRMQIERALLEQLGMPVPEEAPAAAPAE is encoded by the coding sequence ATGGCCCGACCAAAAACCGCATCCCCCGAAGACGCGCGCCGCGAAGCGCTGGAAACCGCGCTGGCCACCATCGAGCGCCGCTACGGCCAGGGCTCGGTCATGCGTCTTTCCGACACGTCCCATCAGGTCGTTCCGGTCATCCCCACGGGATCCATCGGGCTGGACCTGGCCCTGGGCGTCGGCGGCATTCCACGCGGCCGCGTGACGGAGATTTTCGGGCCGGAATCCTCGGGCAAGACCACCCAGGCTCTGCACATCATCGCCGAGGCCCAGAAGCGCGGCGGCGTGGCGGCCTTCATCGATGCCGAGCATGCCCTGGACATCAACTACGCGCGCAGGCTCGGGGTCAAGACCGAAGATCTGCTCATCTCCCAGCCCGACTACGGCGAGCAGGCCCTGGAAATCGCGGACATGCTGGTCCGCTCCGGCGCCGTGGACGTGGTCGTGGTGGACTCCGTGGCCGCCCTCATCCCCCAGTCCGAACTGGAGGGGAACATGGGCGAGACCCAGGTCGGCAGCCAGGCCCGCCTCATGTCCCACGCCATGCGCAAGCTGACGGGCACCATCCACAAGTCCCGCACGTCCATCATCTTCATCAACCAGCTGCGCATGAAGATCGGCATGACCGGCTACGGCAGCCCCGAGACGACCACGGGCGGCAACGCCCTCAAGTTCTACGCCTCCGTGCGCATGGATCTGCGACGCATCCAGACCCTGAAGGACAAGGAGGAGTCGTACGGCAACCGCGTGCGGGTCAAGGTGGTCAAGAACAAGATGGCCCCGCCCTTCCGCGAGGCCGAGTACGACGTGCTTTTCGGCACCGGCATCTCCCGTGTGGGCGAGTTGCTGGACTTGGGCGTGGAACAGGGCGTCGTCGAGAAGAGCGGCGCCTGGTACGCCTTCGGCTCCGAGCGCCTGGGCCAGGGCAAGGAGAACGTGCGCGCCTTCCTGCAGGACAACGACGAGCTGCGCATGCAGATCGAACGCGCCCTGCTTGAACAGCTGGGCATGCCCGTGCCCGAGGAAGCGCCCGCGGCGGCGCCAGCCGAGTAG
- a CDS encoding DMT family transporter, translating into MKPYLYAMGAVLCWASLPAATGSGLDGLSVPELLFFSFVPAALYLTAQEMVISKRAAIPWPSPRMAALGLVGIFGYHAVYYLALDHAPLVEGAILTTTWSFWIVVFSSVLAKRRLSMPVLAVALAGLLGAGLVVSGGRSLQFDPRYLPGYALALCCGLIWSGFSVALSRLRPTGDYMPAFTVLAAACSTAVYAAGAPQGLPPAGALLSALYLGLVPLGLSFTLWNRAVTTGNMTVIGYLSYLTPPLAVLLAALARGAAVTPHAVVGMAVILVAAFVGRRIA; encoded by the coding sequence ATGAAACCCTACCTCTACGCCATGGGCGCGGTGCTCTGCTGGGCCAGCCTGCCGGCGGCAACGGGCAGCGGCCTGGACGGCCTCTCGGTGCCGGAGCTGCTGTTCTTCAGCTTCGTGCCGGCCGCGCTGTATTTGACCGCTCAGGAAATGGTCATCTCGAAGCGCGCGGCCATCCCCTGGCCTTCTCCCCGCATGGCCGCCCTGGGGCTCGTCGGCATCTTCGGCTACCATGCGGTCTACTACCTGGCCCTGGACCACGCGCCTCTGGTGGAGGGGGCCATTCTGACGACGACCTGGTCCTTCTGGATCGTGGTCTTTTCCTCGGTCCTGGCCAAGCGCCGCCTGTCAATGCCGGTGCTGGCCGTGGCCCTGGCCGGGCTCCTGGGGGCGGGGCTGGTCGTGTCCGGCGGCAGAAGCCTGCAGTTCGACCCGCGCTATCTCCCCGGCTACGCCCTGGCCCTGTGCTGCGGGCTGATCTGGAGCGGCTTCTCCGTTGCCCTGTCCCGGTTGCGGCCCACCGGGGACTACATGCCCGCCTTCACCGTCCTGGCCGCGGCCTGCTCGACCGCGGTCTACGCCGCCGGCGCCCCCCAGGGACTGCCGCCGGCCGGAGCCCTGCTCTCGGCCCTGTATCTGGGGCTCGTGCCTCTGGGCCTGTCCTTCACCCTCTGGAACCGGGCCGTGACCACGGGCAACATGACCGTCATCGGCTACCTCTCCTACCTCACCCCGCCCCTGGCCGTCCTGCTGGCGGCCCTGGCCCGCGGCGCAGCCGTGACGCCCCACGCCGTGGTCGGCATGGCGGTCATTCTCGTCGCCGCCTTCGTCGGGCGGCGCATCGCCTGA
- a CDS encoding sulfide/dihydroorotate dehydrogenase-like FAD/NAD-binding protein has product MSTTILKKRILIPGRVTEMTLDAPEIAAKAKPGNFVILRVAEDGERFPLTIADADAGKGTITIVYLVLGKSTAILDSLGEGDAVLDLCGPLGRATDIHKVGTVICVGGGTGIAAMHHIAKGHAQAGNKVVSIIGARSADLLLFEEELSKFSHEVLIATDDGSKGQKGFVTQVLKERLESDPEVKEVVAVGPVPMMRAVAEVTRPFGVKTVVSLNSIMVDGIGMCGACRVRVDNAIRFACVDGPEFDAHKVDFNELMMRLGSYVPQEKQSYKCYCECHGKES; this is encoded by the coding sequence GTGAGCACGACCATACTGAAAAAAAGAATTCTCATCCCAGGCCGGGTCACGGAGATGACCCTGGACGCACCCGAGATCGCGGCCAAGGCCAAGCCGGGCAATTTCGTCATCCTGCGCGTGGCGGAGGACGGCGAGCGCTTTCCGCTGACCATCGCCGACGCCGATGCCGGGAAAGGGACCATCACCATCGTCTACCTCGTCCTGGGCAAGAGCACGGCCATTCTGGACAGTCTGGGCGAAGGCGATGCGGTCCTTGACCTGTGCGGCCCCCTGGGCCGGGCCACGGACATTCACAAGGTCGGCACCGTGATCTGCGTGGGCGGCGGCACGGGCATCGCGGCCATGCACCACATCGCCAAGGGCCATGCCCAGGCCGGGAACAAGGTGGTGTCCATCATCGGCGCGCGTTCGGCTGATCTGTTGCTCTTCGAGGAGGAACTGTCCAAGTTCAGCCACGAAGTCCTGATCGCCACGGACGACGGAAGCAAGGGGCAGAAGGGCTTCGTGACCCAGGTGCTGAAGGAGCGCCTGGAGTCGGACCCGGAGGTCAAGGAGGTCGTGGCTGTGGGGCCGGTGCCCATGATGCGCGCCGTGGCCGAAGTGACGCGGCCCTTTGGCGTGAAGACGGTGGTCAGCCTCAATTCCATCATGGTGGACGGCATCGGCATGTGCGGCGCCTGCCGGGTGCGCGTGGACAACGCCATCCGCTTCGCCTGCGTGGACGGGCCGGAGTTCGACGCCCACAAGGTGGATTTCAACGAGCTGATGATGCGGTTGGGGTCGTACGTTCCGCAGGAAAAACAGTCCTACAAGTGCTACTGTGAGTGCCATGGCAAAGA
- the alaS gene encoding alanine--tRNA ligase translates to MISAGEIRKRFLEYFEKHGHSVQPSSSLVPQDDPTLLFTNAGMVQFKKIFLGQEKRDYSRAATSQKCLRVGGKHNDLENVGRTARHHTFFEMLGNFSFGDYFKEDAIRFAWNFVTVELGLDKERLYVSIFRDDDEAGELWQKVAGVPVERIFRLGEKDNFWAMGDTGPCGPCSEIYVDQGADMACGPDCGIGKCDCDRFLEIWNLVFMQFNRSADGTMTPLPKPSIDTGMGLERITAICQGKRSNFDTDLFQGLIQAMAKKAGVAYRQHADSDTALRVIADHSRSIAFLLADGMLPSNEGRGYVLRRLIRRAYRFGKLLGFGEPFLCETTAQVVAEMGATFPELVAGRDFMVRVVRQEEERFGETLDKGLRILEDEMAALAAKGERTIGGETAFKLYDTYGFPLDIVNDIAEKQGFAVDEAGFREHMAVQKKKSKEAWAGSGDKGLAGQFAALMGSGLESAFIGYDCLSAVSRIVALLDAEGQPVERLTGGTGFMVTLKTPFYGESGGQMGDTGRVQAPTGAARVVDTLKPAPTLFVHKIEVSGGEILADQEVELFVEEGERVATARNHSSTHLLHAALRRVLGEHVKQAGSLVGPSRLRFDFTHISGLSAEELQQVENEVNRAILADAPITTQVMSYDAAVNEKQAMALFGEKYEADVRVVEMAGESVELCGGTHLESTGQAGSFVILSEAGIAAGVRRIEALTGWDALRHWQAQREEVRNAAALLKAAPNEVSKKIAALQDQAKALSKELQALQAKVMSESGKDLASEAKDIAGMKVLARKVEAPDMNALRNLMDDLRSKISSGIIALAAEIDGKAMLVLAVSKDLHGRFTAPALIKEVSGEIKGGGGGRPDLAQAGGSEPAGIDRALARLEAFLAQ, encoded by the coding sequence GTGATCAGCGCCGGTGAAATCCGCAAACGGTTTTTGGAATATTTCGAGAAGCACGGCCACAGCGTGCAGCCCAGCTCATCCCTGGTCCCCCAGGACGACCCGACCCTTCTCTTCACCAACGCCGGCATGGTCCAGTTCAAGAAGATCTTTCTGGGCCAGGAGAAACGCGACTACAGCCGGGCCGCCACGTCCCAGAAGTGCCTGCGCGTGGGCGGCAAGCACAACGACTTGGAGAACGTCGGCCGCACGGCGCGCCACCACACCTTCTTCGAGATGCTCGGCAACTTCTCCTTCGGCGACTACTTCAAGGAAGACGCCATCCGCTTCGCCTGGAACTTCGTGACCGTGGAGCTGGGCCTGGACAAGGAGCGGCTCTACGTCTCCATCTTCCGCGACGACGACGAGGCCGGCGAGCTGTGGCAGAAGGTGGCCGGCGTGCCGGTGGAGCGCATCTTCCGCCTGGGCGAGAAGGACAATTTCTGGGCTATGGGCGACACCGGCCCCTGCGGCCCATGCTCCGAAATTTACGTGGACCAGGGCGCGGACATGGCCTGCGGGCCGGACTGCGGCATCGGCAAGTGCGACTGCGACCGGTTCCTGGAAATCTGGAACCTCGTGTTCATGCAGTTCAACCGCTCGGCCGACGGGACCATGACGCCCCTGCCCAAGCCGAGCATCGACACGGGCATGGGCCTGGAGCGCATCACGGCCATCTGCCAGGGCAAGCGCTCGAATTTCGACACCGACCTCTTCCAGGGCCTGATCCAGGCCATGGCCAAGAAGGCCGGCGTGGCCTACCGCCAGCATGCCGACTCGGATACGGCGCTTCGCGTCATCGCCGACCACAGCCGCTCCATCGCCTTCCTGCTGGCCGACGGCATGCTGCCCTCCAACGAAGGCCGCGGCTACGTCCTGCGCCGCCTGATCCGCCGCGCCTACCGCTTCGGCAAGCTGCTGGGCTTTGGCGAGCCCTTCCTGTGCGAGACCACGGCCCAGGTCGTGGCCGAGATGGGTGCGACCTTCCCCGAACTCGTGGCCGGCCGGGACTTCATGGTCCGCGTCGTACGCCAGGAGGAGGAGCGTTTCGGCGAAACCCTGGACAAGGGCCTGCGTATCCTCGAGGACGAGATGGCGGCCCTGGCCGCCAAGGGCGAACGGACCATCGGCGGCGAGACGGCCTTCAAGCTTTACGACACCTACGGCTTCCCCCTCGATATCGTCAACGACATCGCCGAGAAGCAGGGTTTTGCCGTGGACGAGGCGGGCTTTCGCGAGCACATGGCCGTGCAGAAGAAGAAATCCAAGGAAGCCTGGGCCGGCTCCGGCGACAAGGGCCTGGCCGGGCAGTTCGCGGCCCTCATGGGTTCGGGCCTGGAATCCGCCTTCATCGGCTACGACTGCCTGTCCGCCGTGAGCCGCATCGTGGCCCTGCTGGACGCCGAAGGCCAGCCCGTCGAGCGCCTGACCGGCGGCACGGGCTTCATGGTCACGCTGAAGACCCCGTTCTACGGCGAGTCCGGCGGCCAGATGGGCGACACGGGCCGGGTGCAGGCCCCCACGGGCGCGGCCCGCGTGGTCGACACCCTGAAGCCCGCGCCGACGCTTTTCGTGCATAAGATCGAGGTCTCCGGCGGCGAGATCCTGGCCGACCAGGAAGTGGAGCTTTTCGTCGAGGAAGGCGAGCGCGTGGCCACGGCCCGCAACCACTCTTCCACCCACCTGCTGCACGCGGCCCTGCGCCGGGTGCTGGGCGAGCACGTCAAGCAGGCCGGCTCCCTGGTGGGCCCGTCGCGCCTGCGCTTCGACTTCACCCACATCTCCGGGCTTTCGGCCGAGGAGCTGCAGCAGGTCGAGAACGAGGTCAACCGCGCCATCCTGGCCGACGCGCCCATCACCACGCAGGTCATGTCCTATGACGCGGCCGTGAATGAGAAGCAGGCCATGGCCCTGTTCGGCGAGAAGTACGAGGCCGACGTGCGCGTGGTCGAGATGGCCGGCGAATCCGTCGAACTGTGCGGCGGCACCCACCTGGAGTCCACGGGCCAGGCCGGTTCCTTCGTCATCCTGTCCGAGGCCGGCATCGCAGCGGGCGTGCGCCGCATCGAGGCCCTGACGGGCTGGGACGCCCTGCGCCACTGGCAGGCCCAGCGCGAGGAGGTCCGCAATGCTGCCGCCCTGCTCAAGGCCGCCCCGAACGAGGTCTCGAAGAAGATCGCGGCCCTGCAGGACCAGGCCAAGGCCCTGTCCAAGGAACTGCAGGCCCTGCAGGCCAAGGTCATGTCCGAGAGCGGCAAGGATCTGGCCTCCGAGGCCAAGGACATCGCCGGCATGAAGGTGCTGGCCAGGAAGGTCGAGGCCCCGGACATGAACGCGCTCAGGAATCTCATGGACGACCTGCGCTCCAAGATCTCAAGCGGCATCATTGCCCTGGCCGCCGAGATAGACGGCAAGGCCATGCTGGTGCTTGCGGTCAGCAAGGACCTGCACGGCCGTTTCACGGCCCCGGCGCTCATCAAGGAGGTCTCGGGCGAGATCAAGGGCGGTGGCGGCGGGCGTCCGGATTTGGCCCAGGCCGGCGGCTCCGAGCCGGCGGGCATCGACCGGGCCCTGGCCAGGCTCGAGGCGTTTCTGGCGCAGTGA